From the Solanum lycopersicum chromosome 10, SLM_r2.1 genome, one window contains:
- the LOC101055531 gene encoding Hop-interacting protein THI115, translating to MDYEPYDSSGTDDDLPPSHQNRIPRGSGRVTGNGRSAVIGSVPYQRMYGETEMEAQIHQLEQEAYISVLRAFKAQADAISWEKESLITELRKELRLSNEEHRELLARVNNDDVIRRIRDWRQSGGHQPSMLGAGQSVHDPTPSPSVSASRKKQKIAQSLPSQSFAGPSPTFHPPPVTAANQPSSSAAKRGPMVGPKGKKHKSGQMMSGASSMKMQYPTPGPSGRAQFGNRVSEPVEAASFDPLIGRKVKTRWPDDNNFYEALITDFNRVEGRHALVYDMGTANETWEWVNLAEISPEDIQWEGEDPGISHHGNYGGPGRAMTRPAGRDSAPGAGRGRGLTKAHSRKDFPPSQNGLGKKGPDDIKLLHTGTLIREVERIFSSGHPDPQMVEKATKVLKEHEQALLDAISKLGEYSDGESEERHFMHGQDMDRE from the exons ATGGACTACGAGCCCTACGATAGCAGTG GAACTGATGATGATCTTCCTCCATCACATCAAAATAGAATTCCAAGAGGTAGCGGACGCGTTACTGGAAATGGAAGATCTGCTGTCATTGGTTCTGTCCCCTACCAGAGGATGTACGGTGAAACAGAGATGGAGGCCCAAATTCACCAACTTGAGCAAGAAGCATACATTTCAGTTCTAAGAGCTTTTAAAGCTCAAGCTGATGCCATTTCATGG GAGAAAGAAAGCTTGATAACTGAGTTAAGGAAGGAGTTACGGTTGTCCAATGAAGAACATAGAGAACTTCTTGCTAGAGTTAATAATGATGATGTCATCAGAAGAATAAG GGACTGGAGGCAATCTGGTGGGCATCAACCTAGTATGCTTGGTGCTGGTCAATCTGTTCATGATCCAACACCCAGCCCTTCCGTGTCAGCATCACGGAAAAAACAGAAGATAGCCCAGTCTTTACCTTCTCAATCCTTTGCTGGACCATCTCCTACTTTTCATCCACCTCCAGTGACTGCTGCAAACCAGCCATCTTCATCTGCAGCCAAGAGAGGACCTATGGTGGGGCCAAAGGGTAAAAAGCATAAATCT GGCCAGATGATGTCTGGTGCGTCTTCGATGAAGATGCAGTACCCTACTCCTGGTCCTTCTGGAAGAGCCCAATTCGGTAATCGGGTTTCTGAACCCGTTGAAGCAGCATCATTTGATCCATTGATTGGAAGGAAAGTGAAAACTAGATGGCCTGATGACAATAATTTTTATGAAGCACTCATAACTGATTTTAATCGAGTTGAG GGTAGACATGCTCTTGTTTATGATATGGGTACTGCAAATGAGACGTGGGAATGGGTCAACCTTGCTGAG ATTTCTCCCGAGGATATCCAGTGGGAGGGTGAAGACCCTGGAATTTCTCATCATGGAAATTATGGTGGACCAGGTCGTGCCATGACTAGACCTGCTGGACGTGATAGTGCTCCTGGTGCAGGGAGAGGTCGGGGCTTGACTAAAGCTCACTCTAGAAAAGATTTTCCACCATCACAGAATGGCCTAGGGAAGAAGGGACCTGATGATATTAAGTTACTTCATACTGGTACATTGATCAGAGAG GTGGAGAGGATCTTTAGCTCTGGCCATCCAGATCCTCAGATGGTAGAGAAGGCAACGAAAGTGCTGAAG GAGCATGAGCAGGCACTTCTCGATGCCATTTCAAAGCTTGGAGAGTATTCTGATGGTGAAAGTG AGGAACGGCATTTCATGCATGGGCAGGACATGGATCGGGAGTAG